The region gaaaactaagaaaagTGTTATTTATGAGGGTGAATTAAATAAATGACAGTCTTTTCAGGTctttaatttgtatttctttaaatttttttcctttttctctccatggTTTAAGGATCATGGAGCAGTGAGCTCCCTGCAGTTTCTTGTGTTCCTCATCTATCAGATTTTGACATGATCAAACGTTTGGTAGAAGATGTGCGAGCCAGGCTGCGTTCTGGAGTCACTATCAACTCACTCGGACAGTGTGTTGAGGAGCTTGTCCTCAATAGCATCGATGCCAAAGCAACATGTATAGCTATCAGGGTGGATTTGGAAGCTTTCAAGATCCAGGTGGTGGAcaatggctctgggatggggaaggaggaCTTAAAGGCTGTTGGAAAGCGCTACTTCACCAGCAAGTGCAGCTCAGTGAGAGACTTGGAGAACCTGACTTTGTATGGCTTCAGAGGAGAGGCTTTGGCAAGTATAGCCAACCTGGCCAGTGTAGTGGAAATCTCATCTAAGACCAGCGGGACAGCAAAAACATTCATGAAGCTGTTTCACAATGGGCAAGCACTGGAAGTGTGTGAAGCTGGATTGAACAGACCAAGTGGTGGAACTACAGTCACCGTGTGCAACCTGTTCCATCAGTTGCCTGTGAGGAGAAGGTGTATGGATCCTGTGTTGGAAATGGAGAGAGTGAGACAGAAAGTAGAGGCTGTTTCACTAATGCATCCTtctatttccctttctttaaGAAACGATGTTTCCTGTTCTATGGTGCTTCAGCTCCCTAAGACAAGAGATGTATACTCTCGGTTTTGTCAAATTTATGGACTAGGCAGATCCCAGAAGTTGCGAGAAATAAATCACAAGTCTGGAGGATTTGAGATAAGTGGTTTTATCAGTACTGAGGGACATTACAATAAGAATATGCAGTTCTTGTATGTCAATAGAAGGCTTGTTTTAAAGACAAGACTACATAAACTAATTgattttttattaagaaaagaaagtgtAATTTGCAAGGCAAAAAGTGTCCCTGCAAGCCGACAGGCTAATTCAAGTCCTGGTCGCCATCGCTGTGGGCCAGAGTTGTACGGGATCTTTATTCTCAATGTAACCTGTGCATACAGTGACTATGATGTGTGCCTGGAACCTGCAAAGACTCTGATTGAGTTCCAGAACTGGGATGTTCTTCTAAATTGCATAGAGGAAggagtgaaaatatttttgaaacgagagcatttatttattgaacCATGTAGTGAGGACATCAGAGAATTTAATGAACATAATGACTTTCGTTTGCATAACGCTCCAGTTCTGAAGCCCTCAATTCTTGATGAGAAGAGCATCCAAGAAAGTTTTAAGAAAGCATGTAATGAAATTGTGGATTCTTATGAAATGTGTACCTTGCAATCAAAAGATGTCAAGAGAAAATCtcatactgaaaaaaaaagttcaagtCTTATACAGTCAAGTAAAAATGTGCAGGAAACTGAAAATGCCCCAATTCAGAACACGGCTGAGTTATCTGATCCATGTAGAAACAATAAAGCAGAGATTTCATTGCCAAACAAAGATGACACAGTTTCTGATGTAATGAAATCAAATACCTCAGAACAGGAGCCAAAATACAGTAACAGTTCTCAAAAAATACCTGATATTCGTCTGAAACCTTCAGAATGTCTTCGTTCCTCTCTCAGTGGAGGGTCCAGATCAGAAGTAAGAGAAATAGATGGTTGTGGTGACCTAGGAGATTGTGCAGAGATAAATATAAAAGATTTGGGCAGCCAGCGAGGTCAAGTAATACAGGAAAGCAATAAGGTCCGTGTCTTAAATAAGGATGTTATTCAGTCACTGCTTGAGAGAGAAGACCCTGCTGAAACAGCAGCGGGACCTCAAACTCTCTCTGGAAGTTCATTAATGAGACTGTGTAATGCAAGAAGAAACAGGGAAACAGCTGAAGTGAAAGATGATGCCAGAAGAGGGGCTGTTAGTTCATTAGCATTAAAGTTGCGCCTTACAGACCTCGTAAAAAGTGTTATGCAAAATAAGCCCCCAAGTGATTGTGAccaaacagaaagaaatcttGCATTAAACACACAGAGTAGGCCTGGCCCTGTCAGTGCCAAGGATACTTTTGACCACAAAGTCAATGTTGTGATTCAATCTTCAAATGCTAAGGGTATTTCCAATAATACTAATAAAGAATATGCAGCTTCTTTTACCAGAGAAGCATGCATGACTGATGGTAATGAGAACAAACCTTTGTCACATCGAGTGAGGAAGGAGATGGCTATGCCTACTGCTACCAATAAAAGACCTTATGAAACATCAAATAATGTGGAATTGCCCCTGGTGACTTCTTCAGGTATTCCTGGCAAGAAAATTGTTATCAAAAACACTCGAAGACAGATAGCTGTGCCAAGACCTCAGCCCTCTAAGAAGCTGAGCTTGTCCACACAGCTGGGATCATTAGAAAAGTTCAGGAGGTACTATGGGAGAGTTAAATCTACGCTACCAACAGCCACATCAGAGCGAAGTGAATTTGGTCTCCCAGTTCTTAATACAGAAACTAACTGTGACTTTTCAAAGAATAGGAATGACAATCACGGTAACTTCAACAGTTGTGAAACTCCACCTGCAGAAGATACAGATTCTAATAATATTAGTCGAGGTTTTGGTTCCTTGGAAAAGACTTTATTTTGCAGTGGAGAAATGTCACAAGACAAACGAGCCCTTTGCCAGAGTCCTTTGACATTGTCTGATTACTCTCTGGTTAGTAACAAAAATACAAGTTGTGAAAGATC is a window of Oenanthe melanoleuca isolate GR-GAL-2019-014 unplaced genomic scaffold, OMel1.0 S280, whole genome shotgun sequence DNA encoding:
- the LOC130266844 gene encoding DNA mismatch repair protein Mlh3-like isoform X1, which translates into the protein MIKRLVEDVRARLRSGVTINSLGQCVEELVLNSIDAKATCIAIRVDLEAFKIQVVDNGSGMGKEDLKAVGKRYFTSKCSSVRDLENLTLYGFRGEALASIANLASVVEISSKTSGTAKTFMKLFHNGQALEVCEAGLNRPSGGTTVTVCNLFHQLPVRRRCMDPVLEMERVRQKVEAVSLMHPSISLSLRNDVSCSMVLQLPKTRDVYSRFCQIYGLGRSQKLREINHKSGGFEISGFISTEGHYNKNMQFLYVNRRLVLKTRLHKLIDFLLRKESVICKAKSVPASRQANSSPGRHRCGPELYGIFILNVTCAYSDYDVCLEPAKTLIEFQNWDVLLNCIEEGVKIFLKREHLFIEPCSEDIREFNEHNDFRLHNAPVLKPSILDEKSIQESFKKACNEIVDSYEMCTLQSKDVKRKSHTEKKSSSLIQSSKNVQETENAPIQNTAELSDPCRNNKAEISLPNKDDTVSDVMKSNTSEQEPKYSNSSQKIPDIRLKPSECLRSSLSGGSRSEVREIDGCGDLGDCAEINIKDLGSQRGQVIQESNKVRVLNKDVIQSLLEREDPAETAAGPQTLSGSSLMRLCNARRNRETAEVKDDARRGAVSSLALKLRLTDLVKSVMQNKPPSDCDQTERNLALNTQSRPGPVSAKDTFDHKVNVVIQSSNAKGISNNTNKEYAASFTREACMTDGNENKPLSHRVRKEMAMPTATNKRPYETSNNVELPLVTSSGIPGKKIVIKNTRRQIAVPRPQPSKKLSLSTQLGSLEKFRRYYGRVKSTLPTATSERSEFGLPVLNTETNCDFSKNRNDNHGNFNSCETPPAEDTDSNNISRGFGSLEKTLFCSGEMSQDKRALCQSPLTLSDYSLVSNKNTSCERSPGSLSSKLSRMKTDHKEVEQLGEQSQADSNRKDDHSFDLESSNNDFLYNVCQTYKSSVEKVRECESSICEEAACPQSDSVIAESVKSPVSSSPLSSIEGEYTVSSGNVLSLPNKNDCTNITCKDKSLLGESSEQNMKDTEVPHVTLQKSLELSANNSGTGSPRNDSCSVWLQDFDALSGKTVYINKATGLSTYGTPPSEGFQTACIQDITTMAVNVVSENGFQFRCHPFRSEIVLPFLPRPQKEKTQASQNLRDAEGESLQSMLLEWDNPVFVPCPEVSITLHLMLK
- the LOC130266844 gene encoding DNA mismatch repair protein Mlh3-like isoform X2; translation: MIKRLVEDVRARLRSGVTINSLGQCVEELVLNSIDAKATCIAIRVDLEAFKIQVVDNGSGMGKEDLKAVGKRYFTSKCSSVRDLENLTLYGFRGEALASIANLASVVEISSKTSGTAKTFMKLFHNGQALEVCEAGLNRPSGGTTVTVCNLFHQLPVRRRCMDPVLEMERVRQKVEAVSLMHPSISLSLRNDVSCSMVLQLPKTRDVYSRFCQIYGLGRSQKLREINHKSGGFEISGFISTEGHYNKNMQFLYVNRRLVLKTRLHKLIDFLLRKESVICKAKSVPASRQANSSPGRHRCGPELYGIFILNVTCAYSDYDVCLEPAKTLIEFQNWDVLLNCIEEGVKIFLKREHLFIEPCSEDIREFNEHNDFRLHNAPVLKPSILDEKSIQESFKKACNEIVDSYEMCTLQSKDVKRKSHTEKKSSSLIQSSKNVQETENAPIQNTAELSDPCRNNKAEISLPNKDDTVSDVMKSNTSEQEPKYSNSSQKIPDIRLKPSECLRSSLSGGSRSEVREIDGCGDLGDCAEINIKDLGSQRGQVIQESNKVRVLNKDVIQSLLEREDPAETAAGPQTLSGSSLMRLCNARRNRETAEVKDDARRGAVSSLALKLRLTDLVKSVMQNKPPSDCDQTERNLALNTQSRPGPVSAKDTFDHKVNVVIQSSNAKGISNNTNKEYAASFTREACMTDGNENKPLSHRVRKEMAMPTATNKRPYETSNNVELPLVTSSGIPGKKIVIKNTRRQIAVPRPQPSKKLSLSTQLGSLEKFRRYYGRVKSTLPTATSERSEFGLPVLNTETNCDFSKNRNDNHGNFNSCETPPAEDTDSNNISRGFGSLEKTLFCSGEMSQDKRALCQSPLTLSDYSLVSNKNTSCERSPGSLSSKLSRMKTDHKEVEQLGEQSQADSNRKDDHSFDLESSNNDFLYNVCQTYKSSVEKVRECESSICEEAACPQSDSVIAESVKSPVSSSPLSSIEGEYTVSSGNVLSLPNKNDCTNITCKDKSLLGESSEQNMKDTEVPHVTLQKSLELSANNSGTGSPRNDSCSVWLQDFDALSGKTVYINKATGLSTYGTPPSEGFQTACIQDITTMAVNVVSENDAEGESLQSMLLEWDNPVFVPCPEVSITLHLMLK